A region of Salinibacter sp. 10B DNA encodes the following proteins:
- a CDS encoding Uma2 family endonuclease, whose protein sequence is MTSDSMQARDHSDKLAAYTDLDSLQEYWVIDLEKPLLAQYTRDADGWQYRAHTALSDTVVSEAFDLEVPLRFSTWCVKP, encoded by the coding sequence ATGACCTCGGACTCTATGCAGGCCCGCGACCACAGCGACAAACTGGCGGCGTACACGGACCTCGACAGCCTCCAAGAGTACTGGGTGATCGATCTCGAGAAGCCCCTTCTCGCCCAGTACACGCGCGACGCCGATGGATGGCAGTATCGGGCGCACACCGCACTCTCGGACACGGTTGTAAGCGAGGCATTCGATCTGGAGGTTCCGCTCCGGTTCAGTACTTGGTGCGTGAAACCGTGA
- a CDS encoding thiolase family protein: MEAKNGAYIVSSVRTPVGKANKGALQNYRPEDLGAEAVKGALGRVDGLEPDMVDDVLMGCAFPEGPQGMNVGRIIARKAGLPDQVPGATVNRFCSSGLQTIAQASQHIATGMADVVVAGGAESMSQVPMSGFFFQPDPELTDEDIGTYVSMGITAENVAEKYEVSREDQDRFALRSHERAVDAIDSGRFEDEIVPLEVEETHYESVNGHKGGTSTMSTEVTVDEGPRRDTNLEVLSKLPAAFKKGGSVTPGNSSQRSDGGAATVVMSEHTMNDLGVDPLGRLVGFSVAGVDPELMGIGPAEAIPKVLERTGIGLDEIGLVELNEAFASQSLAVIREVGLNEDIVNVNGGAIALGHPLGCTGAKLTATLLHEMIRREVRYGLCTMCVGGGMGAAGIIENLRV; this comes from the coding sequence ATGGAAGCCAAAAACGGAGCTTATATCGTCAGCAGCGTGCGTACCCCGGTCGGCAAGGCCAACAAGGGCGCACTTCAGAACTATCGTCCCGAAGATCTCGGCGCCGAAGCCGTGAAGGGCGCCCTTGGCCGCGTCGATGGCCTGGAGCCCGACATGGTTGACGACGTACTCATGGGCTGCGCCTTTCCGGAGGGACCGCAGGGCATGAACGTCGGCCGTATCATCGCCCGAAAAGCGGGACTGCCGGATCAGGTGCCCGGCGCCACCGTCAACCGCTTCTGCTCGTCCGGTTTGCAGACCATTGCGCAGGCGTCGCAGCACATCGCCACGGGCATGGCCGACGTGGTCGTGGCTGGTGGGGCGGAGTCGATGAGCCAGGTGCCTATGAGCGGTTTCTTCTTCCAGCCCGATCCGGAGTTGACGGACGAGGACATTGGCACGTATGTCTCGATGGGCATTACCGCCGAGAACGTGGCGGAGAAGTACGAGGTGTCGCGCGAGGACCAGGACCGGTTTGCCTTGCGCTCCCACGAGCGAGCCGTCGACGCCATCGACAGTGGGCGGTTCGAGGACGAAATCGTCCCACTGGAGGTGGAGGAGACGCACTACGAGTCGGTGAACGGGCACAAGGGCGGTACCTCCACGATGTCGACTGAAGTAACGGTCGACGAAGGTCCGCGCCGCGACACGAACTTGGAGGTTCTGTCGAAGCTCCCGGCGGCGTTCAAGAAGGGCGGCAGCGTCACCCCAGGCAACTCGTCCCAGCGATCGGACGGCGGCGCCGCGACGGTCGTGATGAGCGAGCACACGATGAATGACCTCGGCGTGGATCCGCTCGGGCGGCTCGTCGGCTTCTCGGTGGCGGGCGTCGATCCGGAGCTGATGGGCATCGGCCCGGCGGAGGCCATCCCGAAGGTCTTGGAGCGGACCGGTATCGGGCTGGACGAGATTGGACTGGTCGAACTCAACGAGGCGTTTGCGTCGCAGTCCCTGGCCGTGATCCGCGAGGTGGGGTTGAACGAAGACATTGTCAACGTGAACGGTGGGGCGATCGCGCTCGGCCACCCGCTCGGGTGCACCGGCGCCAAGCTTACCGCTACGCTCCTGCACGAAATGATCCGGCGTGAGGTGCGCTACGGCCTGTGCACGATGTGCGTGGGGGGCGGCATGGGCGCGGCGGGCATTATCGAAAATCTGCGGGTTTGA
- a CDS encoding SDR family oxidoreductase, which translates to MSNDFAPDLLADHHIVVTGGGTGLGRAMALRFAELGAVVTVNGRRPEPLAETVTEIEENGGIAEGIPCNVRDADEVQAFFTEAEERHGPVTRLVNNAAANFLAATEDISPNGFDAIIKTNLYGTFYCTQACGRRWLERDTEGVVLSIATTYAETGSAYVVPSAMSKAGIVSMTRSLAAEWGSEGIRLNAVAPGPFPTEGAWERLMPGDDFEQLMRERIPVRRFGEPEEIADLASFLLSTLSGYMNGEVVTFDGGEALAAGGQFNAFTRMPRTEVKSILDQLRPDSSGDSE; encoded by the coding sequence ATGTCCAACGATTTTGCTCCCGACCTGCTCGCCGATCATCACATTGTTGTTACCGGTGGGGGGACGGGGCTGGGGCGTGCGATGGCCCTGCGCTTTGCCGAGCTGGGGGCGGTCGTCACCGTTAATGGACGGCGACCCGAGCCGCTGGCGGAAACGGTGACCGAGATTGAAGAAAATGGCGGGATCGCAGAAGGCATTCCGTGCAATGTGCGCGACGCCGATGAAGTACAGGCTTTCTTCACGGAGGCCGAAGAGCGGCACGGACCCGTCACGCGGCTCGTCAACAACGCGGCGGCCAATTTTCTCGCGGCGACCGAGGACATTTCGCCGAACGGCTTCGACGCCATCATCAAGACCAACCTGTACGGCACCTTCTACTGCACGCAGGCGTGCGGGCGGCGGTGGCTGGAGCGAGACACCGAGGGCGTGGTGCTGTCCATCGCCACCACGTATGCCGAAACCGGCAGTGCTTACGTGGTGCCCTCTGCCATGTCGAAGGCCGGAATCGTGTCGATGACGCGCTCGCTGGCGGCAGAGTGGGGATCTGAGGGCATCCGGCTGAATGCCGTGGCGCCTGGTCCCTTCCCGACGGAGGGAGCGTGGGAGCGGCTGATGCCCGGAGATGACTTTGAGCAGTTGATGCGCGAGCGCATCCCGGTGCGGCGCTTCGGGGAGCCCGAGGAAATTGCCGACCTCGCGAGTTTCCTGCTCAGTACCCTGTCCGGATACATGAATGGAGAGGTCGTGACCTTCGATGGGGGAGAAGCCCTGGCCGCCGGGGGACAATTCAATGCGTTCACCCGAATGCCTCGTACAGAGGTCAAATCGATTCTCGACCAGCTTCGCCCGGACTCTTCCGGCGATTCGGAGTGA
- a CDS encoding SDR family oxidoreductase: MSVGIEGKVVVITGASSGLGAAAARHLADEGARVILAARRTERLQTLADEITESGGDALPVTTDVTDRDQVQALIDTAVEEFGRIDVMINNAGVMPASRLDRLNVDEWDQMIDVNVKGVLYGIAAVLPYMQEQESGHVINVASDAGHNVHPGEAVYAATKHAVRALSEGLRQEVKPYGVRTTIISPGAVESELPETISEEDMAEEMREVYEEHAISADSFARAVAFAIEQPEAVDVNEILYRPTSQNL, translated from the coding sequence ATGAGTGTAGGCATTGAAGGGAAGGTCGTCGTCATCACCGGTGCCAGCAGTGGACTGGGGGCGGCGGCTGCGCGTCATCTGGCCGACGAGGGGGCGAGGGTAATTCTTGCGGCGCGACGAACGGAGCGTCTCCAGACACTTGCCGACGAGATCACTGAGAGTGGAGGAGACGCTCTTCCCGTCACGACCGACGTGACAGATCGCGATCAGGTCCAGGCCCTCATCGACACCGCCGTCGAAGAATTCGGCCGAATCGACGTGATGATCAACAATGCGGGTGTGATGCCGGCCTCACGCCTCGACCGGCTCAACGTTGACGAGTGGGACCAGATGATCGACGTGAACGTCAAGGGCGTCCTCTACGGCATTGCGGCTGTGCTTCCCTACATGCAGGAGCAGGAATCCGGCCACGTCATCAACGTCGCCTCCGACGCGGGCCATAACGTCCATCCTGGGGAGGCGGTCTACGCTGCCACAAAGCATGCGGTACGTGCTCTCTCCGAGGGGCTACGGCAAGAGGTAAAGCCCTACGGGGTACGTACCACAATCATCTCGCCGGGGGCTGTCGAGTCTGAGCTGCCGGAGACGATCTCCGAAGAAGATATGGCAGAGGAAATGCGGGAGGTGTACGAGGAGCACGCCATTTCGGCTGACTCGTTTGCGCGGGCCGTTGCGTTTGCGATCGAGCAGCCGGAAGCGGTGGACGTGAACGAGATTCTCTACCGGCCCACGAGCCAGAACCTGTAA
- a CDS encoding 3-hydroxyacyl-CoA dehydrogenase/enoyl-CoA hydratase family protein, giving the protein METKALDTRSLHLSAPATHPPFRTAAVLGAGTMGAQIAAHLANAGLEVHLLDITPDHDDDPNAVVKKGFEQAREASPDPFFTDDVADRIYLGNFQGDFERVSEVDWVVEAVLERMDVKRDVHARIEEHASDDAVISTNTSGLPIHEIAEERSDGFKQRFLGTHFFNPPRYMKLLELVPTPRTDPSVLERVAQFGRLHLGKSVVVANDVPYFIGNRIGVFAQLQALRYYTDGDYTIEEIDTLTGQLVGHPKSATFRTADLVGLDVLTDVANNLYDKVEDDERREAFQVPDVMQRLVEEGRLGEKTKEGFYKKVDDEIKSLDPETFEYTSAEEEELGDLKSIKKAGGLDDRLQALYQDTGRAGTFFRETTLELLGYSARRIGEITANPADVDRAIRWGFNWEKGPFEMWDALGFETVLNGMEEHGIEVPEWVEAMQSRGHTQFYRMKDGERAVYLPDEQGYVDDPRPSDELRLASVKQDNSNELWSNDEAALLDIGDGVALYEFRSKANSLGRNVMMGLRECIDRVERDPDLRGMVIGNEGKNFSVGANLGEMAMAASQGEFEVIGQYIDEFQDTVQQVRYATKPVVAAPHQRTLGGACEISMACPHPVADAETYIGLVELGVGLIPAGTGTMRMAAKAANEAPNDNPSEIQAHLRPYFETVAMAEVAEGAAEGIEMGFLPETTRIVMHTDRRLYAAKQQVIRLSEQGYMPPPVMNNIKVLGKKTLSTFKVALMQYREGNYISEYDEHLATKLGTVMTGGDLSSPQEVHEKYLLELEREVFLSLLGEQKTQERIFHMLEHNKPLRN; this is encoded by the coding sequence ATGGAAACGAAGGCCCTCGACACTCGCTCTCTCCATCTTTCTGCTCCGGCGACCCATCCGCCGTTTCGCACCGCTGCTGTGCTCGGAGCGGGTACGATGGGAGCACAGATCGCCGCTCATCTCGCCAATGCTGGACTGGAGGTGCATCTTCTTGACATTACTCCGGACCATGACGACGATCCGAATGCGGTGGTGAAGAAAGGATTTGAACAGGCCCGAGAAGCGAGTCCCGACCCATTCTTTACCGACGATGTGGCCGATCGGATCTACCTCGGCAACTTTCAAGGTGACTTCGAGCGCGTAAGTGAGGTCGACTGGGTCGTCGAGGCGGTGCTGGAGCGGATGGACGTGAAGCGGGACGTGCACGCACGAATCGAGGAGCACGCGAGCGACGATGCCGTGATCTCGACCAACACGAGTGGACTCCCGATCCACGAGATTGCGGAAGAGCGGTCCGACGGCTTCAAGCAGCGGTTCCTCGGGACGCACTTCTTCAACCCGCCGCGGTACATGAAGCTGCTGGAGCTGGTGCCCACCCCGCGCACCGATCCGTCGGTGTTGGAGCGCGTGGCGCAGTTTGGCCGGCTGCATTTGGGCAAGAGCGTCGTCGTCGCCAACGACGTGCCGTACTTCATCGGCAACCGCATCGGCGTCTTTGCGCAGCTGCAGGCCCTCCGCTATTACACGGACGGGGACTACACGATTGAGGAGATCGACACGCTGACCGGGCAGCTGGTGGGCCATCCGAAGTCGGCTACCTTCCGCACTGCCGACCTCGTGGGGCTCGACGTGCTGACGGACGTGGCGAACAACCTCTACGACAAAGTGGAGGACGATGAGCGGCGCGAGGCCTTTCAGGTGCCGGACGTGATGCAGCGGCTCGTGGAGGAGGGGCGGCTGGGAGAGAAGACGAAGGAGGGCTTTTACAAGAAGGTCGACGACGAGATCAAGTCGCTCGATCCGGAGACGTTCGAGTACACGAGCGCCGAAGAGGAAGAGTTGGGCGATCTGAAGTCCATCAAGAAGGCGGGGGGGCTCGACGATCGTCTCCAGGCACTTTATCAGGACACCGGACGCGCCGGCACGTTCTTTCGGGAGACGACGCTCGAACTGCTCGGATACAGCGCGCGGCGCATCGGCGAGATTACGGCCAACCCGGCCGATGTCGATCGGGCCATCCGGTGGGGCTTCAACTGGGAGAAGGGGCCGTTCGAGATGTGGGATGCTCTCGGCTTTGAAACTGTGCTCAACGGCATGGAGGAGCACGGCATCGAGGTGCCCGAGTGGGTGGAGGCGATGCAGAGCCGCGGGCACACACAATTTTATCGGATGAAGGACGGAGAGCGGGCCGTCTACCTGCCCGACGAGCAGGGATACGTCGATGACCCGCGCCCAAGTGACGAGCTGCGCCTCGCGTCCGTCAAGCAGGACAATTCCAACGAGCTCTGGAGCAATGACGAGGCGGCCCTGCTCGATATCGGCGACGGCGTGGCGCTCTACGAGTTTCGGTCAAAGGCCAACTCGCTGGGACGCAACGTGATGATGGGGCTCCGCGAGTGCATTGATCGAGTGGAACGCGATCCCGACTTGCGGGGCATGGTGATTGGCAATGAGGGCAAGAACTTCTCCGTGGGGGCCAATCTGGGCGAGATGGCGATGGCGGCCTCACAGGGCGAGTTTGAGGTCATCGGCCAGTACATCGATGAGTTTCAGGATACGGTCCAGCAGGTGCGCTATGCGACGAAGCCGGTGGTGGCAGCTCCGCATCAGCGCACGCTCGGCGGGGCCTGTGAGATCTCGATGGCGTGTCCCCATCCGGTTGCGGATGCCGAGACGTACATCGGACTCGTGGAGCTGGGGGTGGGGCTCATCCCGGCCGGTACCGGGACAATGCGCATGGCCGCGAAGGCGGCGAACGAAGCGCCGAATGACAATCCCAGCGAAATCCAGGCACACCTTCGGCCCTACTTTGAAACCGTAGCGATGGCGGAGGTGGCCGAGGGAGCTGCGGAGGGCATCGAGATGGGCTTCCTGCCGGAAACGACGCGCATCGTGATGCACACGGATCGGCGTCTCTATGCCGCGAAGCAGCAGGTGATTAGGCTCAGCGAGCAGGGCTACATGCCCCCGCCAGTGATGAACAACATCAAGGTGCTGGGAAAAAAGACGCTGTCGACCTTCAAGGTGGCGCTCATGCAGTACCGCGAGGGCAACTACATCAGCGAGTACGACGAGCACCTCGCCACGAAACTGGGGACGGTCATGACGGGGGGCGACCTGAGTTCCCCGCAGGAGGTCCACGAGAAGTATCTCCTCGAACTAGAGCGGGAGGTCTTCCTGAGCCTGCTCGGCGAGCAGAAAACCCAGGAGCGCATCTTCCACATGCTGGAGCACAACAAGCCGCTCCGCAACTAA
- a CDS encoding long-chain fatty acid--CoA ligase has translation MPGPIHTAPSDAGPVALGETLPDLLYDACEAYENPKALNQPQAEGWTPMSLDDFRVQSEETAMGLLDLGLERGDRVALLLESDVPFCVVDMGCLIAGLIDVPLYLSSSAEQMTYVTEHSEARALAVANPERLEQAAEILPDLPNIETVILCEPGEEDGYPDLPDDVSLVTLDEVRARGRNATEDQSASVQALRDQIDPQDLATIIYTSGTTGRPKGVMLTHENISSNALNSVGDLTGFENGPDGEVVLSFLPLTHIFARMLQYAFMLRGVSIYFVHPDNLVEALPKVQPTAFASVPRVLEKVYAGIRKKILGMEGLQRRIGEWALELAQEYEMDKTMPGTYELKRWVADRLVFRKWRAALGGRVKWIVVGGAALQPDLANTLAAAGITTLQGYGLTETSPVIAYTRPQRIKPGTVGEPLPGVEVRIADDGEILTRGPHVMRGYYKRPEKTDEVLTEEGWFHTGDIGEFDDDGYLKITDRKKDLFKLSTGKYVMPQPIENRLGSQPLVDKAVVVGSDRKFCAALIFPTEDQVRVEADERDLDPDASFKTLLQHSEIVEAFRSLVRDANEGLDHWATVKRFALVPDELTIESGLLTPTLKVKRPEVQKTFATEIDALYYEEEPPSGPTDRGAVIAEVDPH, from the coding sequence ATTCATACTGCTCCTTCCGATGCCGGACCTGTTGCCCTGGGGGAGACGCTCCCGGATCTCCTCTACGATGCCTGCGAGGCCTACGAAAATCCGAAGGCATTGAACCAGCCCCAGGCCGAGGGATGGACTCCGATGTCTCTTGACGACTTCCGGGTCCAGTCGGAAGAGACGGCAATGGGACTCTTGGATCTTGGATTGGAACGGGGGGATCGGGTAGCCCTCCTGTTGGAAAGCGATGTGCCGTTCTGCGTCGTTGACATGGGGTGTCTGATAGCTGGGCTCATCGACGTGCCGCTGTACTTGTCGAGCTCGGCGGAGCAGATGACGTACGTGACCGAGCATTCGGAAGCGAGGGCATTGGCAGTGGCAAATCCGGAGCGTCTCGAACAGGCTGCCGAGATTCTGCCGGACCTGCCAAACATCGAAACGGTGATCCTTTGTGAACCTGGGGAGGAGGACGGGTATCCAGACTTGCCGGACGACGTTTCCCTCGTGACCCTTGACGAGGTCCGAGCACGGGGCCGAAACGCAACTGAGGATCAATCCGCGTCGGTCCAGGCTCTTCGCGATCAGATCGATCCCCAGGACCTGGCAACCATCATCTACACGAGCGGGACGACGGGGCGGCCAAAGGGGGTCATGCTGACGCATGAAAACATTTCGTCAAATGCCCTCAACTCGGTTGGGGACCTCACGGGGTTCGAGAACGGACCGGACGGGGAGGTAGTGCTCTCATTTCTCCCCCTCACCCACATTTTTGCACGGATGCTCCAGTATGCCTTTATGCTTCGGGGCGTGAGCATCTACTTTGTTCATCCCGACAACTTGGTGGAAGCGCTCCCGAAGGTGCAGCCTACGGCTTTTGCGTCGGTCCCCCGTGTGTTGGAGAAGGTCTATGCGGGCATTCGGAAGAAGATTTTAGGGATGGAGGGACTACAACGACGCATTGGAGAGTGGGCGCTGGAATTGGCCCAGGAATACGAGATGGACAAGACGATGCCGGGGACGTACGAGTTAAAACGGTGGGTAGCGGACCGGCTCGTGTTTCGGAAGTGGCGGGCAGCGCTGGGGGGACGTGTGAAGTGGATCGTAGTGGGAGGGGCAGCCCTTCAGCCGGACCTTGCCAACACGCTGGCAGCCGCGGGCATCACGACCCTGCAAGGCTACGGTCTCACCGAAACGAGTCCCGTCATTGCCTATACGCGCCCGCAGCGCATCAAGCCGGGCACCGTGGGCGAACCGCTGCCCGGCGTAGAGGTGCGCATCGCCGACGATGGGGAAATCCTGACTCGCGGGCCGCACGTCATGAGGGGCTATTACAAGCGGCCGGAGAAAACCGATGAGGTGTTGACGGAAGAGGGGTGGTTTCATACCGGCGACATCGGGGAGTTTGATGACGACGGCTATCTGAAGATTACCGACCGAAAGAAAGACCTCTTCAAGCTCTCGACCGGCAAGTACGTCATGCCGCAGCCCATCGAGAATCGGCTGGGCAGTCAGCCGCTCGTGGATAAGGCCGTGGTGGTCGGCAGCGATCGGAAGTTCTGTGCGGCTCTCATCTTCCCGACTGAGGATCAGGTGCGGGTGGAAGCCGACGAGCGGGATCTTGATCCCGACGCATCCTTTAAAACACTACTTCAGCACTCCGAAATCGTAGAAGCGTTCCGAAGCTTGGTCCGGGACGCAAACGAAGGCCTTGACCATTGGGCGACCGTAAAGCGGTTCGCTCTGGTCCCCGACGAACTCACCATCGAGTCGGGACTCCTCACTCCGACGTTGAAGGTGAAACGACCCGAAGTGCAGAAGACCTTTGCGACGGAAATCGACGCGCTGTACTACGAAGAGGAACCGCCGAGTGGACCGACGGACCGAGGGGCCGTGATTGCTGAAGTCGACCCGCACTAA
- a CDS encoding acyl-CoA dehydrogenase, with the protein MDLPLFDLFAGMPTLGIVAGVILVAFVLGYTGAPLWLWAIAGAVGLYGGGAPLWVWIPYGVLVAVFNIAPIRRLVSASLMRLMEALQFLPTISETEQTAIDAGSVWMDGELFSGAPDFDKTLDQLYPELSEKEQDFLDGPCEEVCEMVDDWKVHQRGDLSAETWDYLKENGFFGLIIPEERGGLGFSAAGRSAVVQKLGGHSVPLAITVMVPNSLGPGELLLHYGTDEQKEYYLPRLASGDLIPSFALTEPNAGSDAGAMESHGEVFRDDDGELKIRLNWEKRYISLAAISGVLGLAFKLEDPDNLLGKGEDLGITCALVPTDADGVKLGRRHDPLGVAFYNCPTEGEDVVLPLDAIIGGKDGAGRGWAMLMDALSAGRGIMLPAQAVGGGKYVTRVAGAHAAVREQFGLSIGKFEGIEEPLARIAGYTYIMDAARRYTNGAVDSGEKPGVVSAIMKYNTTEMQRDLVNDGMDVLAGNGISRGPNNLLALAYQSLPISITVEGANILTRTMMIFGQGAIRCHPYALKEIEALMEGDVKKFDDAFWSHIGHVVRNGVRAFGLTLTRGRLASSPVSGPAAPYYRKMAWASASFAFFADLAMGSLGGMLKRKEKITGRFADILSWMYLGTAVLTRFEKEGRTTQQEPFLHWSMQYAFAKMQEGFEGLFENLKVPGLTWLLRLVVAPWARFNRFSAMPSDELGGQIAQAIQEKDGDREWLTKDLYVPKDQSQPLGELEHAFRLNREAYHVGQKIKDAIRDGQLPKKRPHLLLDEAREEGIITEGEFDLVHRADEAREQYIQVDEFELDEYRQYRMFPGNPTERGAFASSVVDASEQPGADEEMTTDEIGDGAPSAHGDGAPSVADSDADDEAPDRPEPSETA; encoded by the coding sequence ATGGATCTTCCCTTGTTTGACCTGTTTGCGGGAATGCCGACCCTCGGCATTGTTGCAGGCGTTATACTCGTCGCCTTTGTGCTTGGGTACACTGGTGCTCCGTTGTGGCTCTGGGCGATTGCGGGCGCAGTCGGACTGTACGGGGGCGGGGCGCCGCTTTGGGTATGGATCCCGTACGGCGTGCTTGTAGCCGTCTTCAACATTGCCCCAATCCGGCGTCTCGTGTCGGCGTCTCTAATGAGGTTGATGGAAGCGCTTCAATTCTTGCCAACCATCTCTGAGACAGAGCAGACGGCGATTGATGCCGGGTCGGTGTGGATGGACGGCGAGTTGTTCTCGGGCGCGCCCGATTTTGATAAGACGCTCGACCAGCTGTATCCAGAGCTCTCGGAGAAGGAGCAGGACTTCCTGGATGGGCCCTGCGAAGAGGTCTGTGAGATGGTGGACGACTGGAAGGTCCACCAGCGCGGTGATCTCTCGGCAGAGACCTGGGATTACCTGAAGGAGAATGGCTTCTTCGGGCTCATCATTCCGGAGGAGCGCGGCGGACTGGGCTTCTCGGCAGCGGGTCGAAGCGCTGTCGTGCAGAAGCTCGGCGGCCACTCTGTGCCCCTCGCCATTACCGTGATGGTTCCGAACTCGCTCGGGCCGGGCGAACTGCTGCTCCACTACGGCACCGACGAGCAAAAGGAGTACTATCTGCCGCGCCTTGCCAGTGGGGATTTGATCCCGTCCTTTGCTCTCACAGAGCCGAATGCGGGGTCGGACGCCGGGGCCATGGAGTCGCACGGAGAGGTCTTTCGGGACGACGACGGCGAACTGAAGATCCGGCTCAACTGGGAGAAGCGGTACATCTCGTTGGCAGCGATTTCCGGGGTGTTAGGATTGGCCTTCAAGCTCGAAGACCCGGACAATCTGCTCGGCAAAGGGGAAGATCTCGGCATCACCTGCGCGCTCGTTCCCACAGACGCAGACGGCGTGAAGCTGGGCCGTCGTCACGATCCGCTCGGGGTGGCGTTCTACAACTGTCCGACCGAAGGAGAAGATGTCGTGCTCCCGCTGGATGCTATTATCGGGGGGAAGGACGGAGCGGGGCGTGGATGGGCAATGCTCATGGACGCCCTCTCGGCCGGACGGGGCATCATGTTGCCGGCACAGGCTGTGGGTGGGGGCAAGTACGTTACCCGCGTCGCCGGAGCCCACGCGGCTGTTCGGGAGCAGTTTGGCCTGTCGATTGGAAAGTTCGAGGGTATCGAAGAACCGCTCGCCCGAATTGCGGGCTACACCTACATCATGGATGCGGCCCGGCGCTACACGAACGGAGCGGTGGACAGCGGCGAGAAGCCGGGTGTCGTGTCGGCCATCATGAAGTACAACACGACGGAGATGCAGCGTGACCTCGTGAACGACGGCATGGACGTGCTGGCCGGAAACGGGATCTCCCGCGGTCCAAATAACCTGCTGGCCTTGGCCTACCAGTCGCTGCCGATTAGCATTACGGTCGAGGGCGCCAATATCCTTACCCGCACGATGATGATCTTTGGGCAGGGCGCCATTCGGTGCCACCCGTACGCTCTGAAGGAGATCGAGGCGCTCATGGAGGGCGACGTGAAGAAATTCGACGACGCGTTCTGGAGCCACATTGGACACGTGGTACGCAATGGCGTTCGGGCATTTGGGCTTACGCTAACCCGGGGGCGACTGGCGAGCTCTCCTGTGAGTGGGCCGGCTGCGCCGTACTATCGAAAGATGGCCTGGGCGTCGGCCAGCTTCGCCTTCTTCGCCGACCTGGCGATGGGCAGCCTGGGCGGCATGTTGAAGCGGAAAGAGAAGATCACCGGCCGGTTTGCCGACATCCTCTCCTGGATGTATCTGGGCACGGCGGTGCTCACACGGTTCGAGAAGGAGGGGCGCACGACGCAGCAGGAGCCGTTCCTGCACTGGAGCATGCAGTACGCCTTTGCGAAGATGCAGGAAGGCTTCGAGGGACTGTTTGAGAATCTGAAGGTGCCGGGGCTGACGTGGCTGCTGCGGCTCGTCGTGGCGCCCTGGGCGCGATTCAACCGCTTCAGCGCCATGCCGAGTGACGAGTTGGGCGGACAGATCGCGCAGGCCATTCAGGAGAAAGACGGCGACCGCGAGTGGCTTACGAAGGACCTCTACGTGCCCAAGGATCAGTCGCAGCCGCTGGGGGAACTGGAGCACGCGTTCCGGCTCAACCGCGAGGCCTACCACGTGGGCCAGAAGATCAAGGATGCCATTCGCGACGGGCAGCTTCCCAAAAAACGGCCGCACTTGCTGTTGGACGAGGCGCGGGAGGAGGGCATCATCACCGAAGGGGAGTTCGATCTTGTGCATCGAGCGGACGAGGCCCGCGAGCAGTACATCCAGGTCGACGAGTTTGAGTTGGACGAGTACCGGCAGTATCGGATGTTTCCCGGCAATCCGACGGAGCGTGGGGCGTTTGCCTCCTCGGTCGTGGATGCATCGGAGCAGCCTGGAGCCGATGAGGAAATGACAACCGATGAGATCGGAGACGGAGCGCCTTCGGCCCACGGGGATGGCGCGCCGAGCGTTGCGGATTCCGACGCGGACGATGAGGCGCCGGATCGGCCGGAGCCGAGTGAAACGGCGTAA